In Allomuricauda ruestringensis DSM 13258, the following proteins share a genomic window:
- the mgtE gene encoding magnesium transporter: protein MTPFKLTDELLEEIRQLIAENKDAELQAMMKEFHYADIAEIADELDVEGATYLIKLLDSEKTSDILAEMHEDIREAVLKNLTAKEIAGELSELDTDDAADIINELPKELVQEVISEIADREHAKDIVDLLRYEEDSAGGLMAKELVKVNENWTVTTCVKEMRAQAENVTRVHSIYVVDDEGKLKGRLSLKDLLTASTKTHIKDVYISKVDAVNVNEKGEEVAKIMSKYDLEAIPVVDEIGRLVGRITIDDIVDVIREEADKDYQMAAGISQDVEVSDSIWILTRARLPWLTLGLLGGLGAAAIMGTFEDMISKHAVLFFFTPLIAAMAGNVGVQSSAIVVQGLANDDLKGSVRNHLLKEMLLALLNGFILSILLLLFTWVWKGAFATALAISLSLIVVIVVAGFIGTFIPLFLHKRNIDPAIATGPFITTSNDIFGILIYFWIAKMILGI from the coding sequence ATGACCCCGTTTAAACTCACAGACGAACTTTTAGAAGAAATCAGGCAACTGATTGCAGAAAACAAGGACGCCGAACTTCAAGCTATGATGAAGGAGTTCCACTATGCGGATATTGCCGAGATAGCGGACGAACTTGATGTAGAAGGGGCTACCTACCTAATTAAACTTCTGGACAGCGAAAAAACTTCGGACATCCTAGCAGAAATGCACGAGGATATCCGTGAGGCCGTACTTAAAAACCTTACTGCCAAGGAAATTGCCGGAGAGCTTTCCGAACTGGATACGGATGATGCGGCGGATATCATCAACGAACTTCCCAAAGAACTTGTACAGGAAGTAATCTCCGAGATTGCAGACCGGGAGCATGCCAAGGACATTGTGGACCTTTTGCGGTATGAAGAGGATTCCGCAGGTGGACTCATGGCCAAGGAACTTGTGAAGGTCAACGAGAATTGGACCGTAACGACCTGTGTAAAGGAAATGCGTGCCCAAGCGGAAAACGTAACCCGGGTACACTCTATTTATGTTGTTGACGATGAGGGCAAATTAAAAGGGAGGCTTTCCTTAAAGGATTTGCTCACCGCCTCTACCAAAACACACATCAAGGATGTTTACATTTCCAAAGTTGATGCTGTAAACGTCAACGAAAAAGGAGAAGAAGTGGCCAAGATCATGTCCAAATACGATTTAGAAGCCATTCCGGTGGTGGATGAGATTGGACGATTGGTGGGACGGATCACCATTGATGATATTGTGGATGTAATCCGTGAAGAAGCTGACAAAGATTACCAAATGGCAGCTGGTATCTCCCAAGATGTGGAAGTAAGCGATAGTATTTGGATTCTTACCCGCGCCCGACTCCCTTGGTTGACCTTAGGCCTTTTGGGTGGACTTGGTGCTGCGGCTATTATGGGCACTTTTGAGGATATGATCTCCAAGCACGCCGTATTGTTCTTTTTTACCCCGTTAATTGCGGCGATGGCAGGTAATGTTGGGGTGCAGTCCAGTGCTATTGTGGTGCAAGGTTTGGCCAACGACGATTTAAAAGGAAGCGTAAGGAACCATCTGTTGAAAGAAATGCTATTGGCACTCTTAAATGGATTTATCCTATCTATTTTGCTTTTGCTCTTCACATGGGTTTGGAAAGGGGCCTTCGCCACCGCATTGGCCATTTCACTTTCATTGATTGTGGTAATTGTGGTAGCAGGATTCATCGGCACATTCATTCCTTTGTTCCTTCACAAAAGAAATATTGACCCCGCCATCGCTACCGGTCCTTTTATTACTACGAGCAACGATATTTTTGGTATCCTGATCTATTTTTGGATTGCAAAAATGATACTGGGGATTTAA
- the rsmA gene encoding 16S rRNA (adenine(1518)-N(6)/adenine(1519)-N(6))-dimethyltransferase RsmA, translating into MSKKKRKKYSNGTAHKNKYAQEDGAVKAKKHLGQHFLKDESVAQKIAQTLSLEGYSNVIEIGPGMGVLTKHLLQRDLDLVAMDLDDESIVYLNHSFPLEHADILKNNNRLNIIEADFLQFDLTQLYGDEQFAITGNFPYNISSQIVFKMLEMRKQVPEFSGMFQKEVAKRICEGPGSKTYGILSVFVQAYYDAEYLFTVPPDVFDPPPKVDSGVLRLTRKKELSLPCDERLFFKVVKTAFNQRRKTIRNSLKTFNLSDNLKEDTIFDQRPEQLSVADFVMLTQKIANDPV; encoded by the coding sequence GTGTCCAAAAAGAAAAGAAAGAAGTACTCCAATGGCACCGCGCACAAAAACAAATATGCGCAGGAAGATGGTGCGGTAAAGGCCAAAAAACACTTAGGACAGCATTTTCTTAAAGATGAGTCCGTTGCTCAAAAAATAGCACAGACCCTTTCTTTGGAAGGCTATTCCAATGTCATCGAAATTGGTCCTGGTATGGGAGTCCTTACCAAACATTTGTTACAACGGGATTTGGACTTGGTGGCCATGGATTTGGATGATGAGTCCATCGTGTACCTTAACCATAGCTTTCCTTTGGAACATGCAGATATCTTAAAAAATAACAACCGTCTCAACATTATTGAAGCGGACTTCCTTCAATTTGACCTGACCCAGCTTTACGGTGACGAACAGTTTGCCATAACGGGCAACTTTCCGTACAATATTTCCAGCCAGATAGTTTTTAAAATGCTGGAAATGCGAAAGCAGGTCCCCGAATTTTCGGGAATGTTCCAAAAAGAAGTGGCCAAACGTATCTGTGAAGGCCCAGGAAGTAAAACTTACGGCATACTTTCTGTTTTTGTTCAAGCCTATTACGATGCTGAATATTTGTTTACTGTGCCACCCGATGTTTTTGACCCTCCACCAAAAGTGGATTCCGGGGTTTTGCGCCTGACCCGAAAAAAAGAGCTCAGCCTCCCCTGCGATGAGCGCCTGTTCTTTAAAGTGGTAAAAACAGCCTTCAACCAAAGGAGAAAAACCATTCGTAACAGTCTTAAAACCTTCAACCTTTCCGATAATCTAAAAGAAGATACTATCTTTGATCAACGCCCAGAACAGCTAAGTGTAGCCGATTTTGTAATGTTGACACAGAAGATAGCCAATGACCCCGTTTAA
- a CDS encoding gamma-glutamylcyclotransferase family protein, whose protein sequence is MEYLFSYGTLQDLQVQEHIFGRLLTGKPDAALGFKKLENAVYGRYPMVVHTNNLEDKVAGMAYEVNDSDLKKADIYETSAYKREKFPLESGDEAWIYIENSN, encoded by the coding sequence TTGGAATACCTGTTTTCCTACGGAACGCTTCAAGACCTCCAGGTGCAGGAGCACATTTTTGGTCGTTTGTTGACAGGAAAGCCCGATGCCGCTCTTGGTTTCAAAAAACTGGAAAATGCTGTTTATGGCCGTTATCCGATGGTTGTCCATACCAATAATCTTGAGGACAAAGTAGCGGGAATGGCTTATGAAGTAAATGATTCCGACCTGAAAAAAGCGGACATTTATGAAACCAGCGCTTACAAACGGGAAAAATTCCCTTTGGAATCTGGGGATGAAGCATGGATTTATATCGAAAATTCCAACTAA
- a CDS encoding DUF4286 family protein, whose product MLIYNVTINIDESVHDQWLEWMKDKHLPDMLATGKFSHAKMVKVLVEEDMGGITYSVQYTTQSRDTLEAYYKEDADRLRADAQLMFPNKFVAFRTELEVISQQIP is encoded by the coding sequence ATGCTCATATACAACGTTACCATTAATATAGATGAAAGTGTGCACGACCAATGGCTGGAATGGATGAAGGACAAGCACCTGCCCGATATGCTTGCCACAGGAAAGTTTTCCCATGCTAAAATGGTAAAAGTTTTGGTGGAAGAGGATATGGGAGGAATCACCTACTCCGTGCAATACACTACTCAAAGCAGAGATACTTTGGAAGCTTATTACAAAGAAGATGCCGACCGTTTACGTGCCGATGCGCAACTAATGTTCCCCAATAAATTTGTGGCCTTTAGAACAGAGCTGGAAGTCATCAGCCAACAAATACCCTAA
- a CDS encoding tetratricopeptide repeat protein translates to MAQEDFLAKQYFQDGDYEKAVVFYEKLVETNPRRTDYAEGLVSCYQQLERYDDAEAFLLQKIEDSYAFPTFYIELGYNFTLQNEAEKANTYYDKAINKIEDNPNYGYSVGYRFQKYALLDYAIQAYTKAMELKPDLNYDFQLARIYGEQGDIAKMYQSYLNLIWEGRTSRSNVLRNIDDFISEDPSNENNVLLRKVLLQNAQKAPDILWNELLSWLFVQQKQYSSAFSQEKAIFKRSEGQSVDRLENLGSIAMEDKDLETANSIYQYIVDNTENPRTKLNAELSLIDIILENPTEKVLKDVEKQFEGLMEEYGNQSRTLQLQIAYANFLTFRKEQPEPAIAMLKQSLELPMGRMTMAYIKLALGDILVFDQRFNEALILFTQVQKSMKNDVIGQDARFKVAQTSFYKGDFDWALTQLKVLRSSTSQLIANDAMQLSLLISDNSLEDSTQTALKKYARADLLAYQNKNKEAIDALEDILQNHKGEKIEDEALLKQAELQVEQKDYESAEFNYQKIVEFYADGILADDAHFALGELYENILSEPEKAKSHYEKIIYNYQDSYYFPQARKNFRRLRGDAIN, encoded by the coding sequence ATGGCTCAAGAAGATTTCTTGGCCAAGCAATACTTTCAGGATGGTGATTATGAAAAAGCGGTGGTGTTCTACGAGAAATTGGTAGAAACCAACCCAAGGCGCACCGACTATGCCGAAGGATTGGTGTCCTGCTACCAACAATTGGAACGTTATGATGATGCCGAAGCATTTTTACTTCAAAAAATAGAGGACAGCTACGCCTTTCCCACTTTTTATATTGAGCTGGGGTATAATTTCACCTTACAGAATGAAGCAGAAAAGGCCAACACCTATTACGATAAGGCCATCAACAAAATCGAGGACAATCCAAACTACGGGTACAGCGTAGGCTATCGGTTCCAAAAATATGCACTGCTGGATTATGCCATCCAGGCTTACACCAAGGCAATGGAACTTAAACCCGACCTCAACTACGATTTTCAATTGGCGCGTATTTACGGTGAACAGGGAGACATTGCAAAAATGTACCAGTCATACCTCAACCTTATTTGGGAGGGACGGACATCCCGTTCCAACGTACTACGAAACATCGATGATTTTATCTCCGAAGACCCATCCAACGAAAACAATGTGCTATTGCGGAAAGTACTGCTTCAAAATGCGCAGAAAGCACCCGACATTCTCTGGAACGAACTTTTGAGTTGGCTCTTTGTCCAGCAAAAACAATATAGCAGCGCCTTTAGTCAAGAAAAGGCCATTTTTAAAAGAAGCGAAGGTCAATCCGTGGATCGATTGGAAAACTTGGGAAGCATCGCTATGGAGGATAAGGACCTGGAAACAGCAAACTCCATCTATCAATACATTGTGGACAATACGGAAAATCCACGGACCAAACTCAATGCAGAGCTCAGCCTGATCGATATTATCCTAGAGAATCCAACGGAAAAAGTATTGAAAGATGTTGAAAAACAATTTGAGGGCCTAATGGAAGAATATGGCAACCAGAGTAGGACCCTTCAACTACAAATTGCCTATGCCAATTTCCTTACGTTCAGAAAAGAACAGCCCGAACCTGCCATTGCCATGCTCAAACAAAGTTTGGAACTTCCCATGGGACGAATGACGATGGCCTATATAAAATTGGCACTTGGCGATATTTTGGTGTTCGACCAAAGGTTCAATGAGGCCTTGATCTTATTTACCCAAGTGCAGAAAAGCATGAAGAACGATGTAATAGGCCAAGATGCACGCTTTAAAGTGGCACAGACCAGTTTTTACAAAGGTGATTTTGATTGGGCCCTTACCCAACTTAAAGTGTTGAGAAGTTCCACATCCCAGCTTATTGCCAACGATGCCATGCAATTGAGTCTTTTGATTTCGGACAACTCCCTCGAGGATTCCACCCAAACTGCTTTGAAAAAATATGCCAGAGCAGACCTGTTGGCCTATCAAAATAAAAATAAGGAAGCTATAGACGCCCTTGAAGATATTTTACAAAACCATAAAGGGGAGAAAATTGAGGACGAAGCTTTGCTGAAACAAGCCGAACTCCAAGTTGAACAGAAAGATTATGAAAGTGCCGAGTTCAACTATCAAAAAATTGTGGAATTCTACGCCGATGGAATCTTGGCCGATGATGCCCACTTTGCTCTGGGAGAATTGTACGAAAACATCTTGAGTGAACCCGAAAAAGCGAAAAGTCATTACGAGAAAATCATCTACAATTATCAGGACAGTTATTATTTTCCACAAGCGCGCAAGAATTTTAGAAGGTTGCGTGGGGACGCGATCAACTAA
- the serS gene encoding serine--tRNA ligase, giving the protein MLQIQNIRENKESIITALKKRNIDAAPMISKVLELDEKRRSIQTELDATLAESNKLSKEIGMLFKTGKAQEANALKEKTAGLKEASKKLGDDLNTTADELQQQLYLIPNVPHESVPTGNSEEDNEEIFKEGDIPTLSKEALPHWELAKKYDIIDFELGVKITGAGFPVYKGKGARLQRALIAYFLDKNTEAGYTEMQVPLMVNEDSGYGTGQLPDKEGQMYHVQADNLYLIPTAEVPVTNLHRGDILAENDFPVKYTGYTPCFRREAGSYGAHVRGLNRLHQFDKVEIVRLEHPDNSYQALDEMVEHVKNILRELKLPYRILRLCGGDLGFTSALTFDFEVFSTAQDRWLEISSVSNFETFQANRLKLRYKDENGKSQLAHTLNGSALALPRVLAGILENYQTEEGIKIPEVLVPYCGFDTIT; this is encoded by the coding sequence ATGCTTCAAATACAGAACATCAGGGAAAACAAGGAAAGTATCATCACCGCTTTAAAAAAGCGAAACATCGATGCCGCACCTATGATATCAAAGGTTTTGGAACTCGACGAGAAAAGACGTTCCATCCAAACCGAACTGGATGCTACCTTGGCCGAATCCAACAAACTTTCCAAAGAAATTGGTATGCTTTTCAAAACAGGAAAAGCACAAGAAGCCAATGCCCTAAAAGAAAAAACCGCTGGACTCAAAGAAGCATCAAAAAAATTAGGAGACGATTTAAACACTACTGCCGATGAACTTCAGCAGCAGTTGTATTTGATTCCGAACGTCCCCCACGAATCCGTCCCAACTGGCAACTCGGAAGAGGACAACGAGGAAATTTTCAAGGAAGGGGACATCCCAACATTGTCCAAAGAAGCACTTCCGCATTGGGAATTGGCAAAAAAATACGACATCATCGATTTTGAGCTTGGCGTAAAAATCACAGGGGCAGGTTTTCCGGTCTACAAAGGAAAAGGTGCTCGCTTGCAACGCGCGTTGATCGCCTATTTCTTGGACAAAAACACCGAGGCAGGGTACACCGAAATGCAAGTGCCGCTTATGGTCAACGAAGACTCTGGTTATGGAACAGGTCAGTTGCCCGACAAAGAAGGCCAAATGTACCACGTACAGGCAGACAATCTTTACCTTATCCCAACGGCCGAAGTTCCCGTGACCAACTTACACAGAGGCGACATTTTAGCGGAAAATGATTTCCCAGTCAAGTACACAGGCTACACCCCTTGTTTCCGTCGCGAGGCAGGAAGCTACGGAGCACACGTTCGTGGTTTAAACCGCTTGCACCAATTCGATAAGGTGGAAATTGTACGCTTAGAGCACCCCGACAATTCATACCAAGCTTTGGATGAAATGGTGGAACACGTTAAAAATATTCTACGTGAATTGAAATTACCATATCGAATCCTACGTCTTTGTGGCGGGGATTTAGGCTTCACTTCCGCACTTACTTTTGATTTTGAGGTATTTTCCACGGCACAGGACCGTTGGTTGGAAATCAGTTCCGTTTCCAATTTTGAAACCTTTCAGGCCAACCGTTTAAAACTTCGTTACAAAGACGAAAATGGAAAAAGTCAATTGGCCCACACCTTGAATGGTAGCGCTTTGGCTTTGCCAAGGGTTTTGGCGGGAATCTTGGAAAACTATCAGACCGAGGAAGGCATAAAAATACCCGAAGTATTGGTTCCTTATTGTGGTTTTGACACCATCACTTAA
- a CDS encoding HTTM domain-containing protein — translation MLSQFLFRKIDNAQLVVFRVFYGLLVSAECYGAIATGWVRRTLVEPKFTFSFIGFEWLQPLPGSGMYIYFAVMGTLGLLIALGLKYRLSALTFAVLWSGVYLMQKTSYNNHYYLLMLLAYIMAFLPANQDASLDAKINPNLRSQTMFNWIRWTIILQLFIVYTYASVAKLYGDWLDFSMIDVLMSSKKNYYLIGDFLQQKWVHKIIAVFGICFDLLIVPALLWKPTRKIAFVLSIFFHLFNSIVFQIGVFPYLSLALIVFFFEPQTIRNIFLRTKKIIPETKIIIPKTKNVVLAVLGIYFLFQLVLPLRHHFFKDDVLWTEEGHRLSWRMMLRSRTGRISYKVVNTKTNDTTNINLNDYLTKKQQRRVACYPDFIWQFAQRLKKKYTRKGENIQVFVENKVKVNQGPYKPFIDPTVDLASVPWKHFSHNDWILPSHKE, via the coding sequence ATGCTGAGCCAATTTCTATTTAGGAAGATTGACAATGCACAACTTGTAGTTTTCAGAGTGTTTTATGGGCTTTTGGTCAGCGCGGAATGTTATGGCGCTATAGCCACTGGTTGGGTACGCAGAACCTTGGTGGAACCAAAATTCACCTTTTCTTTTATCGGTTTTGAATGGTTACAACCCTTGCCAGGCAGTGGCATGTACATCTACTTCGCGGTGATGGGTACCTTAGGTCTTTTGATCGCCCTTGGACTCAAATATCGCTTAAGCGCATTGACCTTTGCCGTATTATGGTCAGGCGTGTATTTGATGCAAAAAACATCGTACAACAACCATTATTATTTGTTGATGCTGCTCGCCTACATCATGGCATTTCTACCAGCAAACCAAGATGCTTCCCTGGATGCCAAAATAAATCCCAATCTACGTTCGCAGACCATGTTCAATTGGATACGGTGGACCATCATCTTACAACTCTTCATCGTGTACACCTACGCATCGGTCGCAAAACTTTATGGGGATTGGTTGGATTTTAGCATGATCGACGTGTTGATGAGCTCCAAGAAAAACTATTATTTGATCGGCGACTTCCTCCAACAAAAATGGGTGCACAAAATAATAGCGGTTTTCGGTATTTGCTTTGATTTGCTGATTGTACCCGCCCTACTTTGGAAACCTACGCGTAAAATCGCCTTTGTGCTGTCCATTTTCTTTCATTTGTTCAACAGTATCGTATTTCAGATAGGTGTTTTCCCTTACCTATCACTAGCTCTTATAGTCTTCTTTTTTGAACCACAGACCATCAGAAACATTTTTCTTAGAACCAAAAAGATAATTCCGGAGACCAAAATCATCATTCCGAAGACCAAAAATGTGGTTTTGGCGGTTTTAGGCATATACTTTCTGTTTCAATTGGTGTTGCCTTTACGTCATCATTTCTTTAAAGATGATGTGCTCTGGACCGAAGAGGGTCACAGATTAAGCTGGCGAATGATGCTGCGAAGCAGAACCGGAAGAATCTCTTATAAAGTAGTGAACACCAAAACCAACGACACCACCAACATCAACCTGAACGATTATCTCACCAAAAAGCAGCAAAGAAGAGTGGCTTGCTATCCCGATTTTATCTGGCAATTTGCGCAGCGCCTCAAAAAGAAATACACCCGAAAAGGGGAAAACATTCAGGTTTTTGTGGAGAACAAGGTCAAGGTAAACCAAGGGCCATATAAGCCATTTATAGACCCTACAGTGGATTTGGCCAGCGTTCCATGGAAACATTTTTCCCATAACGATTGGATTCTGCCCTCACACAAGGAATAA
- a CDS encoding bifunctional riboflavin kinase/FAD synthetase yields the protein METIHNISDFKDIPHHTVVTIGTFDGVHLGHRKILERLTNSAKNTGLKSTVLTFFPHPRMVLQKDVDIKLLNTLEEKKQILDTLGLDYLIIHPFTKQFSRLSAIDFVRDILVNNLKSKRIIIGYDHRFGRNRNANIQDLISFGNTLDFEVEEIPAQEIDDVSVSSTKIRKALLEGDVETANNYLSYAYMLTGTVKKGKGLGKGFGFPTANLHIAEAYKLIPKNGVYVVKSKIDGKVYFGMMNIGFNPTVDGSQKSVEVNFFEFEGNLYDKKIQVSLLHRIRDEHKFNSIEELKEQLKKDKNHSLGLISK from the coding sequence TTGGAAACAATCCACAACATTTCTGATTTTAAGGACATTCCGCACCATACAGTGGTGACTATCGGCACTTTTGATGGTGTACATCTTGGGCACCGAAAGATATTGGAACGCCTCACAAATAGTGCCAAAAACACAGGGTTAAAATCCACGGTACTCACTTTTTTCCCACATCCGCGCATGGTTCTGCAAAAAGATGTGGACATAAAACTGTTGAATACGCTCGAAGAGAAAAAACAGATTTTGGATACTTTGGGATTGGATTATTTGATCATTCACCCCTTTACCAAACAATTTTCAAGGCTTTCCGCCATAGATTTTGTTCGTGATATTCTCGTGAACAACTTGAAGTCTAAAAGAATAATAATTGGGTACGACCATAGGTTTGGGCGCAACCGAAATGCCAACATCCAAGACCTTATTTCCTTTGGAAACACCTTGGATTTTGAAGTGGAGGAGATTCCCGCCCAAGAAATAGATGATGTATCCGTAAGCTCTACCAAAATTAGAAAGGCGCTTTTGGAGGGAGATGTGGAGACCGCCAACAATTATCTAAGTTATGCCTACATGCTCACCGGAACCGTAAAAAAAGGAAAGGGTCTGGGAAAGGGATTCGGTTTCCCAACGGCCAACCTTCACATAGCCGAAGCGTATAAACTTATCCCTAAGAATGGTGTCTACGTTGTAAAGAGCAAAATCGACGGAAAAGTGTACTTTGGAATGATGAACATCGGCTTCAACCCTACCGTAGATGGCTCCCAAAAAAGCGTCGAGGTCAATTTTTTTGAGTTTGAAGGAAACCTATACGACAAAAAAATCCAGGTGAGTCTACTGCACCGCATTCGAGACGAGCATAAGTTTAACTCCATTGAAGAACTCAAGGAACAATTGAAGAAGGACAAAAATCATTCATTGGGTCTAATCTCCAAATAA